CAGCCCAGACGTTCGCCGCCTGGTACTTGTCCGACGGACCCACACCCATCACCACCTCCGCGTTTCAGGCTGCGCGCATGCCCCACTGGTTCCCCGAGGAGGACTCGTGGCCGGCCGGCTCGCCGGCAAGGCTGGCGGTCCTCGAAGATCTCACCGAGCGCTTCAGGCTGCTGGAGGACAAGGAGACCGCGACCAAAGTCGGGATCGGGATCGCCTCCGGCGCCGACAAGGTCTTCCTCACCAAGGACAAGGACTTGGTGGAAGAAGACCGCCTGCTACCCATGGCCATGGTTCGGGACACCACAAGCGGCAGGTTGGACTGGAACGGCACGTTTCTGGTCAACCCGTGGACGGCAGATGGGGAGCTGGTGGATCTCACCGCCTACCCCCTGCTTGCGACCTACTTCGAGCAGCACAGTGCTGCCCTGCGCAAGCGGTACATCGCGGTCAAGCAGCCTCAGCGCTGGTACAAGACCATCGACAAGGTCGATCACCACCTCACGCGCCGGCAGAAGCTGCTGTTTCCGGACATGAAGCTGAGGATCCACCCGGTCCTCGACGAAGGTGGCCTGTACCCTCACCACAACCTGTACTTCATCGTCTCGGACGTCTGGGACATGCGCGTACTCGGTGGCCTGCTGCTGTCCAAGGTCGCGGAGGCATTCGTGGAGGCGTACGCGGTCAAGATGCGAGGGGGAACCCTCCGCTTCCAGGCTCAGTACCTCCGCAAGATCCGCGTGCCCGACCCTGCCGCGATCAGCGAGAGCGACCGGGCAGCCCTGGCCGATGCCTTCGACAAGCGAGATGCGGAGGCCGCTACGGCCGCTGCCTTGCGTGTCTACGGTCTCGCCGAGCTGCCTGACTAGGAGGAGCGGATCTTGACGGTCACCCGCCAAGACTTCGAGGATGCCGTAGCCGCTTACTGGGGTGCCAAGGAACTGCAGCGCGAGCAGTCGACGATCAATGGTGCTGTCGGCACCGGCACGGCAGGCTCGGTACGTGGCGGCAAGCACTTCGACCCCATCGCTGTCCTGCTGTCGAAGTTCTTCCTTGACGCTGGATATCCGCCAGAGAGTATCCGCGTCACCAAGTCGCAGGGCCTTGAGCTGCCTGGTTACTACCGGCCGCAGAAGCAGTGGGACCTGGTCGTCGTCCACAAGGACACCCTCGTGGCTGCCTTTGAACTGAAGGCGCTCGGCGGACCCTCGTTCGGAAACAACTACAACAACCGGGTCGAGGAAGCGTTGGGCAGTGCCATTGACCTGCGCCACGCGGCCCTGGCTGAGCTGTACCCGGGGGAGGAGCCCTGGCTCGGGTACTTCTTCATCATGCAGGACGAAGAGGGATCCCGTCGGCCGGTCAAGCCGGCCAAGGGCGCATTGCCGGTCGAGCAGATCTGGCATGGGTTGTCCTACCAGGAGCGCTTCGGCGTCTTCTGTCAGAGGCTGATGTCCGAGCGGCTCTACAACGCCGCCTGCTACATCACGTCGTCGGCATCGAACCCGAAGCCCAACGAACCGATCGACAAGCTCAACTGGCTGCGGTTCTCGGCTGCCATAGACGCGCGCCTCACCTACCTGAAGAACCTCGGTTTCCCGGGCTAGTTGCAGTCTGGCGTGGTGAGCACCCAGACTGCCATCGTCTGGGTGCCACTCGGGCCGTGCAGGTTCTACTCCTTCAGCATCGCCTTCACCACGTTGACGCGCCCTTCGATAGCTGCGCGAAGGACACTCGCCGTTGCGGCCGCCAGGGGCTCCAGGTAGGTGATGTCACCGTCGGCACGCTTCGTGGTGATGAACCAGCCAGCATCGTAGACGCGCTCTCCGATGAAGCGCCGGATCATCTCCTGGTATCGCTGGTTGTAGGAGAGCCCGTGGAAGGCGGCATCGGTCGGGAACATGGCCCGGGTGTCCTTCCCTTCCTTCTCCGTCTCGGGGGTCTCCTGCAGGATGAACACGTAACCGAGCCACGGAGGTAGCTGCCCGAATGGGCTCTGGTCGTTCTTCCGCTGTGCGGCATCAATGTCGGTGGCACTACCCAGAGCCTCCTCGAATCGATTGTTGAAGTTCTTCCCGACGCTGCCGACCTGCGACTTGAACTCGAACGCGGCCACCAGCACGCCCTTGTACTTCACGACCAGGTCCCACTGCTTGCGGACGCGGTAGTAGCCAGGCAGGTAGGGCTGCCCGGTCTTGATGCACTCCTCGGGGATCCCGCAGTCGATGAAGATGCTCTTCACCAGGTCTTCGAGGGGCTTCATGTGCCCGTTCCCCCTGGCCGCTCCACCTGACTTCCCCCCGTCATCCAGCTTGCTCTCCTGGCCGTCGCGCCGGAGCCAGAAGTTCTCGATTGCGTGCTGGATGTCCTGGGGCTCCACGCGGCATCTCCGTGTTCGTCGGAAGTGGTGGGGGTTACTCCCCGACCGACGCCAGTCTGCGCGATGGGTCTGACATACCGTCTGGGCCTTGGTGGGGTGACCGACCGATAGGACAGCCTCCGCAGACATGCTCGACGACGACGCCGGCCCCCGGTGTGCGGCGCCTGCGACCGCGATCGAAGCCCGGGTCGGAGACTGAGCGTGTTCATAGCAAGATCGTGAAAAGTGGATCGTCGACGGCCGATTCGGTGTTAGCGGTTCGGGAAGGGGCGGGGCGGCCTAAGATCCAGACCATGATGGTCCCTTCGCAGCAGGACGGTGCCGACACGACCGATGCGGTGGAGGCAGAGCGCCTCCGGGAGCGCGTACTCGACATCGTCCGAACGAAGTTGGGTGCAGCAGTAACCATCAACTGGCTGGAGGAACTGAGCGGCGGGCACACAGGCGCGATGGTCGTGCGAGCCGATGTGATGGGTGCCGGCAGCCAGGGGCCTGACGGGCACGTCATTCTCAAGCTGTCGTCGGACGACGAGGAACGCCAGCACGAGGCGCATCAGCGGTTCCAGGAGGCCCTCGCCGACTACGGCGAGAAGCACCTTCCGAAGCTGTACCTGACTGCGGCTGACGACCGGCTGCGGGTCGACATCTACGGAATCGCCGGCAAGTCCGTCGAGTACGTGAAGCCGGGGGACCGGTCGGGTGCCGCGGTTCTCACTTTGGCTTGCCGGGCGGCCAGTAGCGAGCTGCTCGCCGCGCAGCTGACCGGGTACACGGGCGGGATGCGGACGGTCCAGCAGGTGCTCGAGGCTTGGCTGCGGCCGGGGTTCGTGCTGGGGCCGAGGGGGCGGGCGCTGCAGGAGACCCGGCAAGCGGCCGGGATCCCAGGCATCACCTTCGCCTTCTCCACAGAAGTTCTGCCCGATCCATGGTCGCTGCTGCAGGAGATCGAACTGATGGGGAGTGAGGTCTTCATCTTGGAGGGCGCTGCCCATGGGGACCTCCATCTGCGCAATATCCTCGTCAATGAGGCATTCAAGGACCGGGTCCACTACTGGCTGATCGACGTCAACTGGGGGGCGACGAAGCCACTCCTGTACGACCAGGCTTACCTGGAGACCGCTGCGCTGCTCGCCATGGACGACCGGCTGAAGCTGGCTGAGCCCCTCGAAGCCCTTATCACCGTCGACACAGGCGGCCTGTTCGAGCTCGGGGCACAGGACTTCGGGAACGTGGTGAAAGGGATCCGCGAGGGCGCGGAGGAGATCATCATTGAGCGGCAGGAGAACCGCAAGGACTCCCTCGACCGGCAGTTCCTCCTAGCCCGGCTGGGCGCGGCACTGAATTTCGCGTCTAAGAAGATGCCTGAGACCAAGCGGGTCGCGGCGTACCGGATGGCTGGCTGGATCGCCCGTCAGTACCTCAGCCGCTACCACAAGCCTCTGCTAGCCCGGATGCTGGCCGATGCCCAGGGCCCGCGGGACAGGCAGGACGGCTGGCCGGCTGCTCTGACTGCAGCCGAAGCCGAGGATTTGAAGGCGCGGATCGCGCCGTTGTTGCCTGACGTCCACAGCGGATTGGACCGCTTTCTCATCGTGGAGGACGGGGTTCTCGACGCGGACATGGCGCATCTGCTCGCGCACCGCTGGTCGGTGATCATCGATCTCAACCCGGCGAGTGAGACCACCGGTCTGGCCAGCCTGTTCGACGAGAGCACGGCCGATTACCAGACCGCCTTCCGTGGGACGCATTCTGTGCCCGCCGCCGCCCGCAACGCTGTGCCCTGGGTCATGGCGGGTGGCTGGGAGAGCCACGGCGAGCGCGCTCCGGCCGACTACAAAGAATGGCGCCGCCTCTACCGTCAGATCGTGGAGGACGTGTTCGATGGCTACAGTGCGTCCAGCCCCAACCGGTCGGCAACCGTCGTCTGCCTAACGTCGAATCCGGGGCTAGACCGCCGTTCCCAGTGGATCCTGGAAGCGATCGAGGACCGCTACGACGACCCCTTCGACCCCCTTCAGGCAGCCCTAGGGAGCCCTGAACTTCAGGTCTTGCTGGAAGAGTTCGCCCGAGGCGGGGCCGTGCGAAGTCTGGGTGATTCCGTCACTCTGCCGGCTGAGAAGGGCACGGTGCAGATCCCGCACGAGGTGCTCGTCCGACTTGAGACCGATCTCGTCGTCGTGCACTCCCGGATTGTGGAGGCCCAGCTCCGCGACGAACCCACCGACGAGTTCTGGCGGGGACGCCCGCCAAGCTGGTTGGACTTGGACGCCCGGCTCGACATCCCCCGGGATCTGCGGGCCGATCTGCGGGAGCGACTTCTCGACGTGTTCGGTAGGCAGAGCTCGATGAGCCTGGAGTTGTTTCACACACCTGGTGCCGGGGGCACCACCCTGGCCCGGCGTATCGCGTGGGACCTACACCGGGAGCATCCTGTCGTCCTCGTCAACAAGTACAGCCCCGGCACCGCCGATCGGGTGGATCAGGTCTACCGACTCACCGGCAAGACGGTGCTGGTGGTGGCCGAGAGCGCCGATGTGTCCCAGAGCGAGCGGGAAGACCTCTACCGCAAGCTCGACCAGCGCAATGCACCCACCATCCTCATGTGGGTCACCCGGACGAACAGCACGCCGGCAGGTGTCGGCGATCGGTCTGGGGACCGAAAGTTCTACCTCGATGACCCCATGTCACCGCGTGAGGTACGGGAGTTCCAGCAGGATTACGCGCTGCGCGCTCGCAGTCCACGAGCGAGGGCAGCCGTAGAACTTCTCGCTTCCCCCGGCTCGCCCCCACAGCAGCTCTCCCCGTTCTACTTTGGCCTCGCCGCCTACGAGGAGGATTTCCAGGGCACGGCGCAGTACGTGGAAGCCCACCTGAGCCAGTTCACGGATGAGCAGCGGCGTGTGGCGAGCTATCTGGCCCTAGTGACCCTCCACGCCCAGCGAGGAGTGCCCTTTACGATCGTCCGGCGTTGGCTGACCGGGCGGTGGGGAGGGCACGCCGCCTCCTCCGACTCCTACCGGAGCGACCTTGCGACGGTCCTTGGCGCAGACTTGCGCCATTTGGTCGTGGAGAACGACGACCAAGTGCGGATCCTGCACCCGACCATTGCCCAAGTGCTCCTAGACGCAGTGATCGAGGCGCCACGGGGGCAGAGCCGCTGGGCCATGCACCT
The Streptomyces sp. NBC_00091 genome window above contains:
- a CDS encoding Eco57I restriction-modification methylase domain-containing protein, whose amino-acid sequence is MATLSLPDNLADLSDLPAEAVEHGEVFTRRWVVDLILDLIGYTADKDLCGLKIVEPACGGGAFLGAIASRISASCHVHKRPITDALDAVRAFDLLERNVRESRALVEKQLLDDGQRPEEARKVTEAWIGQGDYLLQSDADHRADYVVGNPPYIRLEDVPDDRMAAYRSACPTMGGRADIYVGFYEVALQSLNPGGKLGFICADRWMRNQYGRRLRQLVTSEFSMDLALVMHDVDAFDEQVSAYPAITLISNRDQGEAVAADTTRSFGAEAAQTFAAWYLSDGPTPITTSAFQAARMPHWFPEEDSWPAGSPARLAVLEDLTERFRLLEDKETATKVGIGIASGADKVFLTKDKDLVEEDRLLPMAMVRDTTSGRLDWNGTFLVNPWTADGELVDLTAYPLLATYFEQHSAALRKRYIAVKQPQRWYKTIDKVDHHLTRRQKLLFPDMKLRIHPVLDEGGLYPHHNLYFIVSDVWDMRVLGGLLLSKVAEAFVEAYAVKMRGGTLRFQAQYLRKIRVPDPAAISESDRAALADAFDKRDAEAATAAALRVYGLAELPD
- a CDS encoding PaeR7I family type II restriction endonuclease, which translates into the protein MTVTRQDFEDAVAAYWGAKELQREQSTINGAVGTGTAGSVRGGKHFDPIAVLLSKFFLDAGYPPESIRVTKSQGLELPGYYRPQKQWDLVVVHKDTLVAAFELKALGGPSFGNNYNNRVEEALGSAIDLRHAALAELYPGEEPWLGYFFIMQDEEGSRRPVKPAKGALPVEQIWHGLSYQERFGVFCQRLMSERLYNAACYITSSASNPKPNEPIDKLNWLRFSAAIDARLTYLKNLGFPG
- a CDS encoding PaeR7I family type II restriction endonuclease, translating into MEPQDIQHAIENFWLRRDGQESKLDDGGKSGGAARGNGHMKPLEDLVKSIFIDCGIPEECIKTGQPYLPGYYRVRKQWDLVVKYKGVLVAAFEFKSQVGSVGKNFNNRFEEALGSATDIDAAQRKNDQSPFGQLPPWLGYVFILQETPETEKEGKDTRAMFPTDAAFHGLSYNQRYQEMIRRFIGERVYDAGWFITTKRADGDITYLEPLAAATASVLRAAIEGRVNVVKAMLKE